A single genomic interval of Pyruvatibacter sp. HU-CL02332 harbors:
- the murJ gene encoding murein biosynthesis integral membrane protein MurJ, which yields MNLLKSFATVGGMTMMSRVLGFVRDILIAAVLGTGPVADAFFVAFKFPNLFRRLFAEGAFNSAFVPLFAKRLEGEGEKSARQFAEEAFAVLLTVLIVFTAIAQLAMPWLMYGIAPGFSDTPDKFDMAVVFTQIAFPYLLFMSLVALLSGVLNSLGKFAAAAFAPVLLNIILISTLLFAAPYFENAGLALVWGVSAAGVAQLAMLMWAAHRAGFMPRLRMPKMTPGVKRLIVLGIPGVIAGGIAQINLLIGTIIASLQDGAVSWLYYADRVYQLPLGVIGIAIGIVLLPDLARRLRADDEGGAMWSQNRAMEFSMLLTLPAAAALIAIPGPIIETLFERGAFDAADTLKTQMALAAFAVGLPAFVLIKVFSPGFFARENTVTPMRFAAAGIAVNIAGSLILFYQIGFVGIAIATSMAAWVNAGLLWSRLAANGHYAADERLKKRLPMILIASAAMGGLLWATATYAGPTAAAMMPGGWTAEALGILALGGLVAGGGLVYALLCQITGAARLSDLKQALRR from the coding sequence ATGAACCTGCTCAAATCCTTCGCCACGGTTGGTGGCATGACCATGATGAGCCGGGTGCTTGGCTTTGTGCGCGATATATTGATCGCGGCGGTGCTGGGCACCGGGCCGGTGGCGGACGCGTTTTTTGTGGCGTTCAAGTTTCCCAATCTGTTTCGGCGCCTGTTTGCGGAAGGGGCGTTCAACTCGGCCTTTGTGCCGCTTTTCGCCAAGCGGCTGGAAGGCGAGGGGGAAAAGTCGGCGCGGCAGTTTGCCGAAGAAGCTTTTGCCGTCCTGCTGACGGTGCTGATTGTCTTTACCGCCATCGCCCAGCTCGCCATGCCCTGGCTGATGTACGGGATTGCGCCGGGCTTTTCCGACACGCCTGACAAGTTCGACATGGCGGTGGTGTTCACCCAGATCGCCTTTCCCTATCTGCTGTTCATGTCGCTGGTAGCGCTTCTCTCCGGTGTGCTGAACTCTCTTGGCAAGTTTGCCGCCGCCGCCTTTGCGCCGGTGCTGCTCAACATCATCCTCATTTCAACGCTGCTGTTTGCAGCGCCCTATTTCGAGAATGCCGGTCTCGCGCTCGTCTGGGGCGTGTCGGCAGCGGGTGTCGCGCAGCTGGCCATGCTCATGTGGGCCGCCCATCGCGCAGGCTTCATGCCGCGCCTGCGGATGCCGAAAATGACGCCCGGCGTAAAGCGCCTCATTGTGCTGGGCATTCCCGGTGTCATCGCTGGCGGCATTGCACAGATCAATCTGCTGATCGGGACGATCATCGCCTCGCTTCAGGACGGGGCCGTCTCGTGGCTCTATTACGCGGACCGGGTCTATCAGCTGCCGCTGGGTGTCATCGGCATCGCCATTGGCATTGTGCTGCTGCCGGATCTGGCGCGGCGGCTGCGGGCGGACGATGAGGGCGGGGCCATGTGGTCCCAGAACCGTGCCATGGAGTTTTCCATGCTGCTGACGCTGCCAGCTGCGGCAGCGCTGATCGCCATTCCCGGTCCCATCATCGAGACCTTGTTCGAGCGCGGTGCGTTTGACGCCGCCGACACCCTCAAGACGCAGATGGCGCTGGCCGCCTTCGCCGTGGGCCTGCCTGCCTTCGTGCTCATCAAGGTGTTTTCGCCTGGCTTCTTTGCGCGGGAGAACACCGTGACGCCCATGCGCTTTGCGGCAGCCGGCATCGCCGTCAACATCGCGGGCTCGTTGATCCTGTTCTACCAGATTGGTTTTGTCGGCATTGCCATCGCCACCTCCATGGCCGCCTGGGTTAATGCCGGGCTGCTGTGGTCCCGGCTTGCCGCCAATGGTCACTACGCGGCCGATGAACGCCTGAAAAAGCGCCTGCCGATGATCCTGATCGCCAGCGCTGCCATGGGGGGACTGCTCTGGGCCACGGCCACCTATGCCGGGCCAACGGCTGCCGCCATGATGCCCGGCGGCTGGACGGCCGAGGCGCTGGGCATTCTGGCGCTCGGCGGTCTCGTGGCAGGCGGCGGGCTGGTTTATGCGCTGCTGTGTCAGATCACCGGGGCGGCACGGCTCTCCGACCTCAAGCAGGCCTTGCGGCGCTAG
- the trpS gene encoding tryptophan--tRNA ligase yields the protein MSFPERVFSGVQPTGTLTLGNYLGALSRFSDYQDKYECLYCVVDMHAITMWQDPKELHANTLGVTAAYLASGLDPAKNIIFNQSQVPAHAEMAWVFNCVTRIGWLNRMTQFKEKAGKNRENASAGLYVYPSLMAADILVYRATHVPVGDDQKQHLELARDIAQKFNHDYADAIRTQTNAEEFFPQPEPLIEGPAMRVMSLRDGTKKMSKSDPSDNSRINMDDDADTIAQKIRKAKTDPEPLPGEAEGFEGRPEADNLVGIYAALAQEPKLAVVDRFAGAQFSEFKKDLTELAVTALAPVSDELRRLKADPAYLESVLKAGSERAAEIAEPIMKETKAIVGFVAS from the coding sequence ATGTCTTTCCCAGAACGCGTGTTTTCCGGTGTGCAGCCCACAGGCACACTCACCCTTGGCAACTATCTCGGCGCGCTCAGCCGCTTTTCTGATTATCAGGACAAGTATGAATGCCTGTATTGCGTGGTGGACATGCACGCCATCACCATGTGGCAGGACCCCAAGGAACTGCACGCCAACACCCTGGGCGTGACGGCGGCCTATCTGGCCTCAGGCCTCGACCCGGCCAAGAACATCATCTTCAACCAGAGCCAGGTGCCCGCCCACGCTGAAATGGCATGGGTGTTCAACTGCGTGACGCGCATCGGCTGGTTGAACCGCATGACCCAGTTCAAGGAAAAGGCAGGCAAGAACCGCGAAAACGCGTCTGCCGGCCTTTACGTGTATCCAAGCCTCATGGCGGCAGACATTCTGGTGTACCGGGCAACCCATGTGCCCGTCGGCGATGACCAGAAGCAGCACCTGGAACTTGCCCGCGACATCGCGCAGAAGTTCAACCATGACTACGCGGATGCCATCCGTACACAGACGAATGCGGAAGAATTCTTCCCGCAACCCGAGCCGCTGATCGAAGGCCCGGCCATGCGTGTGATGAGCCTGCGCGACGGCACCAAGAAAATGTCCAAGTCGGACCCGTCCGACAACAGCCGCATCAACATGGATGATGACGCGGACACGATTGCCCAAAAGATCCGCAAGGCAAAGACGGACCCCGAACCGCTTCCCGGCGAGGCAGAAGGCTTTGAGGGTCGTCCGGAGGCGGACAATCTGGTGGGCATTTACGCAGCATTGGCGCAGGAGCCAAAGCTGGCGGTGGTGGACCGGTTCGCCGGCGCGCAGTTCTCCGAGTTCAAGAAGGACCTGACAGAACTGGCCGTGACGGCTCTGGCTCCTGTCTCTGACGAGCTGCGGCGCTTGAAGGCGGATCCGGCCTATCTTGAGAGTGTTCTCAAGGCAGGCTCCGAGCGGGCGGCGGAAATTGCAGAGCCGATCATGAAGGAAACCAAGGCAATTGTGGGCTTTGTCGCCTCCTGA
- a CDS encoding DUF2333 family protein yields MGMLDKARDSAQSLRNKWAYRDTGSTVGTPAGKSGRSWVPNIEGVWLRRIAIALAILLIVYYPLGAWWTHKVDDNLNFEIQTEVLPGQSRAVAITADLIDREVNQNNWVANNPFFLPASILDNMPNFQKGVVAALARFSFELTDQLGRTRGSSEADSDLQSAAGLLQYPGDVWVWDPTVSLAPTATSEAQYRQAMRKLRTYNSRLAAGDATFQKRADNLLATLDRIALDIGSTSAVLDRHVLERSGFALDSQADDVFYFTKGQVYGYALILRELRRDFDALIVERELGDAWDELTLSMEQTVDLNPWVIIDGAPDSQFVPSHLSAQGFYLLRARTQLREITNILLK; encoded by the coding sequence ATGGGCATGCTCGACAAGGCGCGCGACAGCGCGCAATCCCTGCGCAACAAATGGGCGTATCGCGATACCGGCAGCACGGTGGGGACACCGGCGGGCAAATCGGGCCGGTCCTGGGTGCCCAATATTGAAGGCGTGTGGCTGCGCCGTATTGCCATCGCCCTGGCGATCCTGCTCATCGTCTATTACCCGCTGGGGGCCTGGTGGACCCACAAGGTCGACGACAATCTCAATTTTGAAATTCAGACCGAAGTGCTGCCCGGCCAGAGCCGAGCGGTGGCCATCACCGCTGACCTGATCGACCGGGAGGTCAATCAAAACAACTGGGTCGCCAACAACCCGTTCTTCCTGCCCGCTTCCATTCTCGACAACATGCCCAACTTCCAGAAGGGTGTGGTGGCAGCCCTGGCCCGCTTCTCCTTTGAACTGACGGACCAGCTGGGCCGTACCCGTGGCTCCAGCGAGGCGGACTCAGACCTGCAGTCTGCAGCTGGCCTCCTGCAATATCCCGGTGACGTATGGGTGTGGGACCCGACCGTCTCCCTTGCACCCACGGCCACGTCCGAGGCGCAATACCGCCAGGCCATGCGCAAGCTGCGCACCTACAATTCCCGTCTGGCGGCAGGCGATGCCACCTTCCAGAAGCGCGCTGACAATCTGCTGGCCACGCTTGACCGCATTGCGCTGGACATCGGGTCCACATCTGCCGTGCTCGACCGTCACGTGCTGGAGCGCTCCGGCTTTGCGCTGGATTCGCAGGCAGACGATGTCTTCTATTTCACCAAGGGGCAGGTCTATGGCTACGCCCTGATCCTGCGCGAGCTGCGCCGGGACTTTGATGCGCTCATCGTTGAGCGTGAGTTGGGGGATGCATGGGATGAGCTGACGCTGTCCATGGAGCAGACTGTAGACCTCAACCCCTGGGTCATCATCGACGGGGCTCCGGATTCGCAATTTGTGCCCAGTCACCTGTCAGCGCAGGGCTTTTATCTCCTGCGCGCCCGGACCCAGCTGCGTGAAATCACCAATATTCTCTTGAAATAG
- a CDS encoding universal stress protein, which translates to MNAKSKTEWSEPMPDNPAPKAPPARKRKFLVIADGSEEATKALHFAALRAAHTGGAVTLLAVLSPADFQHWLGVENIMREEARAEAEHVLHKLAAQAYDHCGVQAELIVREGKLREQMAQLISEDPDIAVMVLGAGTSKEGPGPLVSSIASDAAGGFGIPVTIVPGDLSDDQIDLLA; encoded by the coding sequence ATGAACGCAAAGTCAAAAACCGAGTGGTCCGAGCCTATGCCGGATAACCCGGCGCCCAAGGCGCCGCCTGCCCGTAAACGCAAGTTTCTGGTCATTGCCGACGGCTCCGAGGAAGCAACCAAGGCGTTGCACTTTGCCGCCCTGCGCGCAGCCCACACTGGCGGTGCTGTCACCCTGCTGGCTGTGCTCAGCCCGGCGGATTTCCAGCACTGGCTCGGCGTTGAAAACATCATGCGCGAAGAAGCCCGTGCGGAAGCCGAGCATGTGCTGCATAAGCTGGCCGCCCAGGCCTATGACCATTGCGGCGTGCAGGCGGAGTTGATCGTCCGCGAGGGCAAGCTGCGTGAACAAATGGCCCAGCTGATATCCGAAGACCCTGACATTGCGGTCATGGTGCTGGGCGCTGGCACCAGCAAGGAAGGCCCCGGCCCGCTGGTCTCCTCTATCGCAAGCGACGCAGCAGGCGGATTTGGCATCCCGGTCACCATCGTCCCCGGCGATTTGTCCGACGACCAGATCGACCTCCTCGCCTAG
- a CDS encoding NifU family protein, with translation MFIQTESTPNPATMKFLPGQDVMPSGTADFTDAEGAKASPLADRLFGLGDIEGVFFGSDFVTVTKADAVEWNHIRPSVLGAIMDHFTSGAPLMAEGAENATGHAAPADDDDPLVVQIKDILDTRVRPAVAQDGGDIVFHGFEEGVVYLNMIGACAGCPASTATLKNGVENLLKHFVPEVQEVRAV, from the coding sequence ATGTTTATCCAGACCGAGTCGACCCCTAATCCCGCCACCATGAAGTTCCTGCCCGGGCAGGACGTCATGCCATCCGGCACAGCTGATTTCACTGACGCAGAGGGCGCCAAAGCATCCCCCCTGGCGGACCGGCTGTTTGGACTGGGCGATATTGAAGGCGTCTTCTTCGGCAGTGATTTTGTGACCGTCACCAAGGCGGACGCTGTGGAATGGAACCACATTCGCCCGTCTGTGCTCGGCGCGATCATGGATCACTTCACCTCCGGTGCACCGCTGATGGCGGAAGGCGCTGAGAACGCGACCGGTCATGCCGCCCCGGCAGACGACGATGATCCGCTGGTGGTCCAGATCAAGGACATCCTCGACACCCGCGTTCGCCCGGCAGTGGCACAGGACGGCGGCGACATCGTTTTCCATGGCTTTGAAGAAGGCGTCGTCTATCTCAACATGATCGGCGCCTGTGCCGGCTGCCCGGCCTCGACCGCTACCCTCAAGAACGGTGTTGAAAACCTGCTCAAGCACTTTGTGCCCGAAGTTCAGGAAGTGCGCGCCGTTTAG
- a CDS encoding malonic semialdehyde reductase — protein MAAKINTAAIDQIFMDARTHNFWLDKPVSEETIAELYAMMRMGPTSANCSPARIVFVQSDEAKAKLKPLLMEGNQEKTMAAPVCAIIGHDVEFYEKIPELFPHNPDAKSWFNWSPEFAEQTAFRNGSLQGAYFMIAARALGLDCGPMSGFDQDGVNEAFFGGTTVKSNFLCNIGYGNDAKLDPRSPRLAFGDACQIV, from the coding sequence ATGGCTGCCAAAATCAACACCGCTGCGATCGACCAGATTTTCATGGACGCGCGCACACACAATTTCTGGCTCGACAAGCCGGTGAGCGAAGAAACGATTGCCGAGCTCTATGCCATGATGCGCATGGGGCCAACCTCGGCCAATTGCTCACCTGCCCGTATTGTGTTCGTGCAGTCGGATGAAGCGAAAGCCAAGCTCAAGCCGTTGCTGATGGAAGGCAATCAGGAAAAGACCATGGCCGCGCCAGTCTGCGCCATCATCGGTCATGACGTTGAGTTCTACGAAAAAATTCCCGAACTGTTTCCCCATAACCCGGACGCTAAGAGCTGGTTCAACTGGTCGCCGGAATTTGCCGAGCAGACAGCCTTTCGCAACGGCTCACTGCAGGGTGCGTATTTCATGATCGCGGCCCGCGCGCTGGGCCTTGATTGCGGGCCCATGTCCGGCTTCGACCAGGACGGCGTCAACGAAGCATTCTTTGGCGGCACGACGGTTAAATCCAATTTCCTGTGCAATATCGGCTATGGCAACGACGCCAAGCTTGATCCGCGCTCGCCGCGTCTTGCCTTCGGCGACGCCTGCCAGATCGTCTGA
- the tsaB gene encoding tRNA (adenosine(37)-N6)-threonylcarbamoyltransferase complex dimerization subunit type 1 TsaB — MTTPPSSPPNDVFVLGFDTAMDACQVAIVSRTGHIVAKAHEEMKRGHAEALIPMIGAVLEAAELGLEDLTRIGVTVGPGTFAGLRVGLSAARSFGLSHDIPIVGVSTLEAVAVTLPEPEADQPLRAGVIAFDARNDEVYLQIVDPLGTLVVAPSVVDLKTAAEAVPEGLVNLSGSGAPKLAEALAALERSSDVAVVDESLWAPQAEWIARLALVAPDDRVGPPSPLYLRPPDAKEPENGGALPHA, encoded by the coding sequence GTGACCACACCTCCCAGCTCACCACCGAACGACGTTTTCGTTCTTGGATTTGATACCGCCATGGATGCCTGTCAGGTGGCCATCGTGTCACGCACGGGCCACATCGTGGCCAAGGCCCATGAAGAGATGAAGCGCGGCCATGCCGAAGCGCTGATCCCGATGATCGGGGCGGTGCTGGAGGCGGCTGAACTTGGTCTTGAAGACCTGACGCGCATTGGCGTCACCGTCGGGCCGGGCACATTTGCGGGGCTGCGCGTTGGCTTGTCTGCGGCGCGTAGCTTTGGTCTCTCGCACGACATTCCCATTGTTGGCGTCTCGACCCTGGAAGCGGTGGCCGTGACTTTACCGGAGCCTGAAGCCGACCAGCCCTTGCGGGCAGGCGTCATCGCGTTTGATGCGCGCAACGACGAAGTCTATCTGCAGATCGTGGACCCGCTGGGCACACTCGTGGTGGCGCCTTCAGTTGTTGATCTTAAGACCGCCGCCGAAGCAGTGCCGGAAGGTCTGGTGAATTTGTCCGGGTCCGGCGCACCCAAACTGGCGGAAGCGCTGGCGGCCCTTGAGCGCAGTAGCGATGTTGCCGTGGTGGACGAAAGCCTGTGGGCACCCCAGGCAGAGTGGATTGCGCGGCTGGCGCTCGTCGCGCCGGATGATCGCGTAGGCCCGCCGTCACCGCTCTATCTCAGGCCACCGGACGCCAAGGAACCAGAAAATGGCGGAGCGCTTCCCCATGCCTGA
- the rimI gene encoding ribosomal protein S18-alanine N-acetyltransferase: protein MAERFPMPDGASWSPQVRPGEAQDVPAMAHIHASAFDEKSAWSAPSLLHLVETPNVFSLMAERDSTPAGFVLMRVAANEAEVLTIAVDPAFHRRGMARALVMAGLTAALAVECDTVFLEVATDNEPAKALYQSMGFDIAGERKAYYARPSGPAVDALILRWTAQESDASAKG from the coding sequence ATGGCGGAGCGCTTCCCCATGCCTGATGGCGCAAGCTGGTCACCACAGGTGCGCCCCGGCGAAGCACAGGATGTGCCTGCCATGGCGCATATCCATGCATCGGCCTTTGACGAAAAATCTGCCTGGAGTGCGCCGTCGCTGCTGCATCTGGTTGAAACACCCAATGTGTTTTCGCTGATGGCCGAGCGTGACAGCACCCCGGCAGGCTTCGTGTTGATGCGGGTGGCGGCCAATGAAGCCGAAGTTCTGACCATTGCTGTAGATCCCGCTTTCCATCGCCGGGGCATGGCCCGCGCTTTGGTCATGGCGGGGCTGACAGCGGCCCTTGCGGTTGAGTGCGATACGGTGTTTCTCGAGGTTGCGACCGACAATGAGCCCGCAAAAGCCCTTTATCAGAGCATGGGTTTTGATATTGCCGGTGAACGCAAAGCCTATTATGCCCGCCCGTCGGGACCCGCAGTGGATGCCTTGATCCTGCGCTGGACAGCTCAGGAAAGCGATGCATCCGCAAAAGGATGA
- a CDS encoding Fur family transcriptional regulator gives MDRLETLCIEKGMRMTEQRRVIARVLSAADDHPDVEELYRRASEVDSNISIATVYRTVRLFEEAGILERHDFRDGRSRYEPATDDHHDHLINVQTGDVIEFNNDEIERLQEIVARELGFKLVDHRLELYGVPLEKKNTATG, from the coding sequence ATGGACAGGCTAGAAACTCTCTGCATCGAAAAAGGCATGCGCATGACTGAGCAGCGCCGCGTTATCGCGCGTGTTCTGTCAGCAGCCGACGATCATCCGGATGTGGAGGAGCTGTACCGGCGGGCGTCGGAGGTGGATTCCAACATCTCGATAGCAACCGTGTACCGGACCGTTCGGCTGTTTGAGGAAGCAGGCATCCTCGAACGCCATGACTTCCGCGACGGGCGCTCGCGCTACGAACCGGCGACGGATGACCACCACGACCATCTCATCAATGTGCAGACGGGCGATGTCATTGAATTCAACAATGACGAAATTGAACGCCTGCAGGAAATTGTCGCCCGTGAACTTGGCTTCAAGCTGGTGGATCACCGTCTTGAGCTCTACGGCGTGCCTCTGGAAAAGAAGAACACCGCAACCGGCTGA
- a CDS encoding lysophospholipid acyltransferase family protein: MGTWRAILRVAGFVGMTLAIMPVQWVLMRFKLPGSYALPLYYHRTLCKLIGIKVTVKGTPVTDKPVLICANHTSYLDIPIMSTVFPVSFIAKSEVATWPFFGQMAKLQRTVFVERERRTKTREHRNQIHGRIVEGDTLILFPEGTSNNGNWVLPFKSALMSVAQMSVVGDDGALDDMVMVQPVSVAYTRLHGLPMGRHFRPFFAWYGDMELVPHLWEVFQLGPFDVVMEFHEPVSITQAGTRKALAVYCEDKVANGVARAISGRDAA, encoded by the coding sequence ATGGGCACCTGGCGCGCCATCCTGCGGGTAGCAGGCTTTGTGGGAATGACCCTGGCAATCATGCCCGTTCAATGGGTGCTGATGCGGTTCAAGCTGCCCGGCTCCTACGCGCTGCCGCTCTACTATCACCGCACCCTGTGCAAACTCATCGGCATCAAAGTCACTGTCAAAGGCACGCCGGTGACAGACAAGCCGGTGCTGATCTGCGCCAATCACACCTCCTATCTTGATATCCCGATCATGAGCACGGTCTTTCCCGTGTCGTTCATTGCCAAGAGCGAAGTGGCGACCTGGCCGTTCTTCGGCCAGATGGCCAAACTCCAGCGCACGGTGTTTGTCGAGCGCGAGCGCCGCACAAAGACTCGTGAACATCGCAACCAGATCCACGGGCGGATCGTTGAAGGCGACACGCTGATCCTTTTTCCTGAAGGCACGTCCAACAACGGCAACTGGGTTTTGCCCTTCAAGAGCGCGTTGATGTCCGTCGCTCAGATGAGCGTGGTGGGGGACGACGGGGCACTAGACGACATGGTGATGGTACAGCCGGTGTCGGTCGCCTATACGCGCCTGCATGGCCTGCCCATGGGGCGGCATTTTAGGCCCTTCTTTGCCTGGTATGGCGACATGGAGCTGGTGCCCCATCTTTGGGAAGTCTTCCAGCTCGGACCGTTTGACGTGGTGATGGAGTTCCATGAGCCCGTCTCCATCACCCAGGCCGGCACTCGCAAGGCCCTGGCGGTCTATTGCGAGGACAAAGTGGCCAACGGTGTGGCCCGTGCCATTTCCGGCCGCGACGCCGCCTGA
- the miaB gene encoding tRNA (N6-isopentenyl adenosine(37)-C2)-methylthiotransferase MiaB, whose translation MPDDRTPDSAPENDKPQLFIKTYGCQMNVYDSDRMSDALAPKGYETAKAPDAADVVILNTCHIRENAAAKVYSELGRLRILKEARLKQGRPLTIGVAGCVAQAEGQEMLDRAPVVDFVVGSQAYHRLPQLVERAKDGERLVETDFPTEDKFEHLPQPSKKVTLGRGPAAFLTVQEGCDKFCTFCVVPYTRGSEVSRPMSQLLDEARGLVDAGVREITLLGQNVNAWHGNGLGDAASNLGRLLFALAEIDGLERLRYTTSHPRDMHDDLFAAHRDLDKLMPYLHLPVQAGSDKILKAMNRQHTAQDYLQLIDKLREARPDISLSGDFIVGFPGETDEDFEATMQLVRDVGYAQAYSFKYSQRPGTPAAIHETQVPEDVKVERLARLQALLNEQSRDFNAASVGKTMSVLLDRVGKRDGQLAGRSPYLQAVHLDAPMHLRGEIVPVVIEAAHANSLSGKLADISATDSLVKGDAA comes from the coding sequence TTGCCGGACGACCGCACACCAGATTCAGCGCCAGAAAACGACAAGCCGCAGCTTTTCATCAAGACCTATGGTTGCCAGATGAATGTCTATGACAGCGACCGCATGTCAGACGCTCTGGCCCCCAAGGGCTACGAAACCGCAAAGGCGCCGGACGCCGCCGACGTCGTGATCCTGAACACCTGCCACATCCGTGAGAATGCAGCCGCCAAGGTCTATTCAGAACTTGGCCGCCTGCGCATTCTCAAAGAAGCCCGCCTCAAGCAGGGCCGTCCCCTGACCATTGGCGTGGCGGGCTGCGTGGCGCAAGCGGAAGGGCAGGAAATGCTCGACCGTGCGCCGGTGGTGGATTTTGTTGTCGGGTCGCAGGCCTATCACAGGCTGCCGCAGCTCGTCGAGCGCGCCAAGGATGGTGAGCGTCTGGTCGAAACAGATTTTCCCACCGAAGACAAATTCGAACACCTGCCGCAGCCATCGAAAAAGGTAACCCTGGGCCGGGGCCCGGCCGCGTTCCTGACGGTGCAGGAAGGCTGTGACAAGTTTTGTACGTTCTGCGTCGTGCCCTATACGCGCGGCTCTGAAGTCTCGCGGCCCATGAGCCAGCTGCTCGATGAAGCGCGCGGCCTTGTGGATGCTGGTGTGCGTGAAATCACGCTGCTGGGTCAAAACGTCAATGCATGGCATGGAAATGGTTTGGGCGATGCCGCCTCCAATCTGGGACGGCTGCTGTTTGCCCTGGCTGAGATCGATGGACTGGAGCGCCTGCGCTACACGACCAGCCATCCACGCGACATGCACGATGATCTGTTTGCGGCCCATCGCGATCTGGACAAGCTGATGCCCTATCTGCATCTGCCGGTGCAGGCGGGCTCCGACAAAATTCTCAAGGCGATGAATCGTCAGCATACGGCGCAAGACTATTTGCAGCTGATCGACAAGCTGCGGGAGGCGCGCCCTGACATTTCGTTGTCCGGTGATTTCATTGTCGGCTTCCCCGGTGAGACCGATGAAGATTTTGAAGCAACCATGCAGCTGGTCCGCGACGTGGGCTATGCGCAGGCCTATTCCTTCAAATACTCCCAGCGCCCGGGAACTCCGGCCGCCATTCACGAAACGCAGGTGCCCGAGGATGTGAAGGTTGAGCGTCTGGCGCGCCTGCAGGCCTTGCTGAACGAGCAATCACGGGATTTCAACGCAGCCTCCGTCGGCAAGACCATGTCGGTGCTGCTGGACCGGGTGGGCAAGCGTGACGGCCAGCTGGCCGGGCGTTCGCCGTATCTGCAGGCCGTTCATCTTGATGCACCAATGCATCTACGCGGCGAAATCGTGCCGGTTGTCATTGAAGCCGCGCACGCGAACAGTCTTTCAGGTAAGCTTGCGGATATATCGGCGACGGACAGTCTTGTTAAAGGAGACGCTGCTTGA
- a CDS encoding PhoH family protein, with product MSGLAGVADCNLARIEQLLGVALTPRGNRIAIRGADDARGNAAQALGDLYGKLKRGQEVVMADVDGAVRMASSALPEGQKGSSSVQIVTKQRVIEPRSANQALYMKQLQTNELVFGMGPAGTGKTYLAVAAAVSLFIKGQVDRIILSRPAVEAGERLGFLPGDLREKIDPYLRPLYDALYDTLPAEQVARSLESGEIEVAPLAFMRGRTLSNAYVILDEAQNCSSVQMKMFLTRLGENSRMAITGDPTQVDLPMGSKSGLREARDVLRNVKGVAVTEFANVDVVRHPLVTRIVHAYSEAEGKLLPNKDKGGNA from the coding sequence ATGAGCGGACTGGCCGGCGTTGCCGACTGCAACCTTGCCCGCATAGAGCAATTGCTCGGCGTCGCCCTGACACCGCGCGGCAATCGCATTGCCATCCGTGGTGCTGACGATGCACGCGGGAACGCTGCGCAGGCCCTTGGCGACCTCTACGGCAAACTCAAACGTGGCCAGGAAGTGGTCATGGCCGACGTGGATGGAGCGGTGCGCATGGCATCCAGTGCGCTGCCCGAAGGCCAGAAGGGCTCCTCCAGCGTGCAGATTGTGACCAAGCAGCGGGTCATTGAGCCCCGCTCGGCCAATCAGGCGCTCTACATGAAACAGCTCCAGACCAATGAGCTTGTCTTTGGTATGGGGCCTGCGGGCACCGGCAAGACGTACCTTGCGGTGGCAGCTGCCGTGTCCCTGTTCATCAAGGGGCAGGTGGATCGGATCATACTATCGCGCCCCGCGGTGGAAGCGGGCGAGCGTCTTGGGTTCCTGCCTGGCGACCTGCGCGAGAAGATCGACCCCTATCTGCGTCCGCTCTATGACGCGCTCTACGACACGCTGCCTGCCGAGCAGGTGGCCCGCAGCCTTGAGTCCGGTGAAATCGAAGTGGCACCGCTGGCGTTCATGCGCGGCCGTACCTTGTCCAATGCCTATGTCATTCTCGATGAAGCGCAGAACTGCTCATCCGTGCAGATGAAGATGTTCCTGACGCGGTTGGGCGAAAACTCACGCATGGCTATCACCGGTGACCCGACGCAGGTCGACCTGCCCATGGGCTCAAAGTCCGGCCTCAGGGAGGCGCGCGACGTGTTGCGCAATGTGAAGGGCGTCGCGGTCACGGAGTTTGCCAATGTGGATGTGGTGCGCCACCCGCTTGTGACCCGCATCGTGCACGCCTACTCCGAAGCGGAGGGCAAGTTGCTGCCGAACAAGGACAAGGGCGGCAATGCCTGA